A single window of Treponema denticola ATCC 35405 DNA harbors:
- a CDS encoding AMP-dependent synthetase/ligase — protein MFKGEDKEFKSLSYKELYETALDFAAGLLSIGARPKDHIGLIADNRKEWLHASFGIMNIGAADVPRGCDATEQEITHILSFSECKFAVLENEAQIRKVLVHLAEIPLLESIISIDNVDFKKLEEEFNLKERKIEFHTYADIIDLGKSARIEGKFKPEEYAENVDTDDLASIIFTSGTTGNPKGVTMTHRNFMTQLMELPDRIILKPGQKAISVLPVWHSFERACEYVIIISGGTIAYSKPIGSVLLADMVKINPTLFPSVPRIWEAVYDGIFKAMKKRGRPLYYLFLFFIEVGIKTMRLKRRVTGQCPHFQRKTKVIYPILAVLPLLCIAPLYYIGDLLIYRAIRKKFGKCFRAGVSGGGALPPNVDEFFWAIRINVMEGYGITETAPVISVRPMPKPVFGTLGKPLACFESKIIDKNGKELPHNRKGLLLVRGDAVTKGYYKDPERTAEVIDKDGWFDTGDLAIKTVDGELILKGRKKNTIVLRGGENIEPVPIEVKLQESPLISLAVVLGQDQRSLGALIVVHKENLQSWAANNGLRNVPVTELIHDSNVQKMYEAEVAELVNSKTGFKLFERINKIVLLPEEFQAGRELSAKGEMMRHKINQLYRNEIYELFK, from the coding sequence ATGTTTAAGGGAGAAGATAAGGAATTTAAAAGTCTTTCTTACAAAGAGCTTTATGAAACGGCGCTTGATTTTGCGGCAGGCTTGCTTTCCATAGGGGCAAGACCCAAAGACCATATAGGTCTTATAGCCGACAACCGCAAAGAATGGCTTCATGCAAGTTTCGGTATTATGAATATCGGGGCTGCCGATGTTCCGCGCGGCTGCGATGCTACCGAGCAGGAAATTACCCACATTCTTTCTTTTTCGGAGTGTAAATTTGCCGTTTTAGAAAATGAAGCTCAAATTCGAAAAGTCCTTGTCCATCTGGCAGAAATTCCCCTGCTGGAGTCTATAATCAGTATTGATAATGTTGATTTTAAAAAGCTTGAAGAAGAATTCAATCTAAAAGAAAGGAAAATCGAATTCCATACATATGCCGATATTATTGACTTGGGTAAGTCGGCTAGGATTGAAGGTAAATTTAAACCTGAAGAATATGCCGAAAATGTAGATACCGATGATTTGGCTTCAATAATTTTTACATCAGGTACTACGGGCAATCCTAAGGGTGTTACTATGACCCATAGAAACTTTATGACTCAGCTTATGGAGCTTCCGGATAGGATTATTCTTAAGCCCGGCCAAAAAGCAATTTCGGTTCTTCCGGTTTGGCATTCCTTTGAAAGGGCTTGCGAATATGTTATAATCATTTCAGGCGGTACTATTGCTTATTCAAAGCCGATAGGAAGCGTTCTTTTAGCAGACATGGTCAAAATCAATCCGACTCTTTTTCCCTCTGTTCCGCGAATTTGGGAGGCTGTTTATGACGGTATCTTTAAGGCTATGAAAAAAAGAGGGCGGCCTCTTTACTATCTTTTCTTGTTCTTTATTGAAGTCGGAATAAAGACAATGCGTTTAAAGCGCAGGGTAACCGGACAATGTCCTCACTTTCAGCGAAAAACTAAGGTAATCTATCCAATCTTGGCCGTACTTCCTCTTTTGTGTATAGCTCCTCTTTATTACATCGGAGATCTTCTTATTTACCGCGCGATTCGTAAAAAGTTCGGTAAATGTTTTAGAGCAGGCGTTTCAGGAGGAGGGGCATTGCCTCCCAATGTTGACGAATTTTTCTGGGCTATCCGTATAAATGTAATGGAAGGTTATGGTATTACCGAGACTGCTCCCGTTATTTCGGTTCGTCCGATGCCTAAACCTGTGTTCGGAACACTGGGTAAACCGCTTGCGTGTTTTGAGTCAAAAATCATCGACAAAAACGGAAAAGAATTGCCTCATAATCGAAAAGGCTTGCTCCTCGTGCGCGGTGATGCCGTAACAAAGGGTTATTATAAGGATCCGGAAAGAACTGCGGAAGTTATCGATAAGGACGGATGGTTTGATACGGGTGACCTTGCAATAAAGACAGTTGACGGAGAATTAATCCTTAAAGGCCGCAAAAAAAATACTATAGTTTTAAGGGGCGGCGAAAACATCGAGCCTGTACCGATTGAGGTAAAACTGCAAGAGTCTCCATTAATTTCACTAGCTGTTGTTTTGGGACAAGACCAAAGGTCTTTGGGTGCTTTGATAGTTGTTCATAAAGAAAACCTCCAATCATGGGCTGCAAATAACGGATTACGAAATGTACCTGTTACTGAGCTTATACATGACTCTAATGTACAGAAAATGTATGAAGCTGAAGTTGCAGAGCTGGTTAACTCAAAAACAGGATTTAAACTATTTGAAAGGATAAATAAGATTGTTCTGCTTCCGGAAGAGTTTCAGGCAGGAAGGGAATTGTCTGCAAAAGGCGAGATGATGCGTCATAAGATAAATCAGCTTTATCGCAACGAAATATACGAGCTCTTTAAATAA
- a CDS encoding chromate transporter, with protein MSLIGLFFLFMYIGFCTIGGGLVAITLMQQELIPRGLISSEDFFAMVAISESTPGPMGINMATYIGYELYGVLGSVVLTTGIVLPSLVVIVLIARFASSFQEKPLVKKSFYGLRAGAVGMITVACWQVINISILNLSAFRASGKLADIVHIKQFVFFWLLFFVSIFFKKLHPIVLVAAGAIFGVLFL; from the coding sequence ATGAGTTTGATTGGTTTGTTTTTTTTGTTTATGTACATAGGGTTTTGTACTATAGGCGGAGGTCTTGTTGCTATTACCCTCATGCAGCAAGAACTGATTCCCCGCGGGCTCATAAGTTCCGAAGATTTTTTTGCAATGGTTGCTATTTCGGAATCTACACCTGGACCGATGGGGATTAATATGGCAACCTATATCGGCTATGAACTTTACGGTGTTTTAGGGAGTGTAGTTTTAACTACCGGTATTGTTCTTCCGTCACTGGTAGTTATAGTTTTGATAGCCCGTTTTGCTTCATCATTTCAAGAGAAACCCTTGGTAAAAAAAAGTTTTTACGGCTTAAGGGCAGGTGCTGTCGGCATGATTACTGTAGCCTGTTGGCAGGTAATAAATATTTCCATTTTAAACCTTTCGGCTTTTAGAGCAAGCGGTAAGCTCGCAGACATCGTACATATAAAACAGTTCGTATTCTTTTGGCTTCTATTTTTTGTAAGTATTTTCTTTAAAAAGCTCCATCCTATAGTTTTGGTTGCAGCCGGAGCAATATTCGGTGTTCTGTTTTTATGA
- a CDS encoding chromate transporter, protein MNKANRFKTYASLFASFFKIGLVTFGGGLAMLPILKRDLVDSKGWLTEDEILDYFAIGQSTPGVIAVNVATFVGYKRGGLIGSIFSTSGIVFPSLIIISLIAAFVSNFNELVWVQKALKGINVAVSVLLVKAVFSFGKKTVFDLCTFLIAALSFVLMFAFKVQGVWIVIGSALSGWLFQTIKSSRLLKKNKGEEF, encoded by the coding sequence ATGAACAAAGCAAATCGTTTTAAAACCTATGCTTCTCTTTTTGCAAGTTTTTTTAAGATAGGGCTTGTAACTTTCGGAGGCGGTCTTGCCATGTTGCCCATCTTAAAAAGAGACTTGGTTGATTCGAAGGGCTGGCTTACCGAGGATGAGATTTTAGATTATTTTGCAATAGGGCAGAGTACCCCCGGCGTTATAGCGGTAAATGTTGCCACCTTTGTCGGATACAAAAGAGGCGGTTTGATAGGCTCTATTTTTTCTACATCGGGAATTGTTTTTCCTTCCCTTATAATCATTAGCCTCATAGCAGCCTTTGTTTCAAATTTTAACGAATTAGTCTGGGTTCAAAAAGCCTTAAAGGGAATAAATGTTGCGGTTTCCGTGTTATTGGTAAAAGCAGTTTTTTCTTTTGGGAAAAAAACGGTTTTCGATCTATGTACATTTTTAATAGCAGCTCTTTCATTTGTTCTAATGTTTGCTTTTAAGGTGCAGGGTGTCTGGATAGTAATCGGCTCGGCCCTTTCCGGATGGCTTTTTCAAACAATCAAATCAAGTCGGCTTTTAAAAAAAAATAAGGGAGAAGAATTCTGA
- the rsfS gene encoding ribosome silencing factor, which yields MIENFDFYTPALELGKLLRDFKGENVVVLDLRDKNIWTDFFVVCTVTSAAHSAGLEKRVYEFLPEHNLEEYHTKRKSPDGDEWRLIDLGGIVVHLMSETARNFYSLEKIWFDSKNILED from the coding sequence ATGATAGAAAATTTTGACTTTTATACTCCGGCCTTGGAGCTTGGAAAATTATTGCGCGATTTTAAGGGCGAAAATGTTGTTGTCTTGGACTTACGGGATAAAAACATTTGGACGGATTTTTTTGTAGTTTGTACCGTAACAAGCGCTGCTCATTCAGCCGGCTTGGAAAAAAGAGTGTACGAATTTTTACCTGAACACAATTTGGAAGAATATCATACCAAACGTAAATCACCTGACGGCGATGAGTGGAGACTTATAGATTTGGGAGGTATTGTTGTGCATCTTATGAGCGAAACGGCACGTAATTTTTACAGCCTTGAAAAAATTTGGTTTGATTCAAAAAATATTCTTGAAGACTAA
- a CDS encoding LCP family protein: MKIKLMDTGKNILFLLVILIVLITSFVLVLIKMQRDTVQDYLSSDKILKVLLVVEDKGVPISISILAYYPETKRAAMFDVPANIGLIIQSLNRTDAIGAVYTEKGISSFKAEIEKLAGISVPFYLTCNLENFSMLTDMLGGLSVFIPSPVDIENDNTHVLLPSGSVSLDGDKIRDFLVYEDDLDAEGESAARKQKAVLALFRAINDNSPEIFSKERFSVLSGNFKSNVAGSDLKNLLESISKMDSERLVPQRLTGAVRIIEDKRLLTPFREGQQIKEIIRQTIAVLASDDSSALERVYALEILNGTNVQGLAKSTSELYQSFAYDVVSIGNSENPVAETVLIDRIGNPSVAKIVAKVIRCKNIQTTQLPAEGEYGSETNVDFTLILGSDFNGFFVVEKKEDKKDSDENDKDKN, from the coding sequence ATGAAAATAAAACTCATGGATACCGGAAAAAATATTCTATTCCTCTTAGTAATTCTTATCGTTTTAATTACCTCCTTTGTTTTGGTTCTTATAAAAATGCAAAGAGATACCGTTCAAGATTATCTTTCCTCCGATAAGATTTTAAAAGTTCTTTTGGTGGTTGAAGACAAGGGTGTTCCGATTTCGATAAGTATACTGGCCTATTATCCTGAAACGAAAAGGGCCGCTATGTTCGATGTACCGGCAAATATAGGCTTAATTATTCAATCCTTAAACCGCACGGATGCAATAGGAGCCGTTTACACCGAAAAGGGTATATCTAGCTTTAAGGCCGAAATAGAAAAACTTGCAGGTATTTCCGTGCCCTTTTATCTTACATGTAATCTTGAGAACTTTTCTATGCTGACCGACATGCTCGGAGGTCTTTCCGTATTTATTCCTTCTCCGGTAGATATAGAGAACGATAATACGCATGTTCTTTTGCCGTCCGGTTCCGTTTCTCTTGATGGAGATAAAATAAGGGATTTCCTTGTTTATGAGGATGACTTGGATGCTGAAGGAGAGTCCGCTGCAAGAAAACAAAAAGCTGTTCTGGCTCTTTTTAGGGCTATAAACGATAATTCTCCTGAGATTTTTTCTAAGGAAAGGTTTTCGGTTTTAAGCGGTAATTTTAAATCGAATGTTGCCGGTTCCGATTTAAAAAATTTGCTTGAATCCATAAGCAAGATGGATTCCGAACGTTTGGTTCCGCAGAGGCTTACAGGAGCTGTCCGAATTATCGAAGACAAGCGCCTTTTAACTCCGTTTAGGGAGGGGCAGCAGATAAAAGAAATTATCCGCCAGACAATTGCAGTATTGGCTTCCGATGATTCTTCCGCCCTTGAGCGGGTCTATGCCTTGGAAATTTTAAACGGAACGAATGTGCAAGGCCTTGCAAAAAGTACCTCCGAGCTTTATCAAAGCTTTGCCTATGATGTTGTCAGTATAGGCAACTCCGAGAATCCTGTGGCTGAAACGGTTTTGATAGATAGAATCGGAAACCCTTCAGTAGCTAAAATTGTTGCAAAGGTTATAAGATGTAAAAATATTCAGACTACGCAGCTTCCGGCCGAAGGGGAATACGGAAGTGAAACCAATGTTGACTTTACCCTGATTTTGGGTTCGGACTTTAACGGCTTTTTTGTTGTCGAGAAAAAAGAGGACAAAAAAGATAGCGATGAAAATGATAAGGATAAAAACTAA
- a CDS encoding nicotinate-nucleotide adenylyltransferase: MRLAILGGSFNPIHLGHLNLAFHSYKELAYDKIAIVPAYISPFKLFCKYTEVEDRLKMIDLAIADKPYMYCELYEIEKQGVSYTIDTINYLYQKFPDIEGKIGLIIGDDLKENFFRWKDAEEIIKKTDIIIGKRTGLKGSFDPLNTEPARASVKELKNEILNISSTQIRDAVLKNKDFSSLVPKGVYDYIIEHGLYKEKGVLALGVSALMDTSDIELKTREIDRFAKSVLTESRYAHSVRVAEYARHLAKEYKKEGVSPALAYFTGLAHDICKKCSDEELVKLVEADGLGIDNVEKNRLNLLHGRASAIVLQKKFGINDESVLKAVAFHTFGYEGIDALGKIIYIADKIEPGRPDTENFRNMVKSSSLNELMLAVLDWNLAYIKKKGASIHPETKKMYEQIQKELKK, translated from the coding sequence ATGAGATTGGCAATCTTAGGCGGTTCTTTTAATCCCATACATCTGGGACATTTAAATTTAGCTTTTCACTCTTATAAAGAATTAGCCTATGATAAGATTGCTATTGTTCCGGCCTATATTTCTCCTTTTAAACTTTTTTGTAAGTATACGGAAGTTGAAGATAGACTTAAGATGATAGACCTTGCTATTGCGGATAAGCCCTACATGTACTGCGAACTCTACGAGATTGAAAAGCAGGGCGTTTCTTATACGATAGATACGATAAATTATCTTTATCAAAAATTTCCCGATATCGAAGGAAAAATAGGCCTAATTATCGGGGACGATTTAAAAGAGAATTTTTTCCGCTGGAAGGATGCGGAAGAAATTATAAAGAAGACCGACATAATTATCGGGAAAAGAACAGGCCTTAAAGGCTCTTTTGATCCCTTAAATACCGAACCGGCAAGGGCTTCCGTCAAGGAGCTTAAAAACGAAATCTTAAATATTTCGTCAACCCAAATCAGAGATGCGGTTTTAAAAAATAAAGATTTTTCCTCCCTTGTGCCCAAGGGAGTTTACGATTATATTATAGAGCACGGGCTTTATAAAGAAAAAGGCGTTTTAGCTTTAGGTGTTTCGGCTTTAATGGATACCTCCGATATTGAATTAAAAACACGAGAAATAGATCGTTTTGCAAAAAGCGTTTTAACCGAATCCCGCTATGCTCATTCCGTGCGTGTTGCAGAATATGCACGGCATCTTGCAAAAGAGTATAAAAAGGAAGGCGTATCACCGGCTCTTGCATATTTTACAGGCCTTGCTCATGATATCTGTAAAAAATGTTCCGATGAAGAGCTGGTTAAACTTGTAGAAGCTGACGGGCTTGGAATAGACAATGTCGAAAAGAACCGCTTAAATCTTTTGCACGGAAGGGCTTCTGCCATAGTTTTACAAAAAAAATTCGGCATCAATGATGAGTCCGTTTTAAAAGCTGTTGCTTTTCACACCTTCGGCTATGAAGGAATCGATGCCTTGGGAAAAATTATTTACATAGCCGATAAGATAGAACCGGGCCGTCCCGATACCGAAAACTTTAGGAATATGGTAAAATCTTCTTCTCTTAATGAGTTGATGCTTGCAGTTTTGGATTGGAACCTTGCCTATATCAAAAAAAAGGGAGCAAGTATTCATCCCGAAACAAAAAAAATGTATGAACAAATACAAAAGGAGCTTAAAAAATGA
- the obgE gene encoding GTPase ObgE: MVKFADESKIRVSSGKGGNGCIAFRREKYVPMGGPSGGDGGRGGDLIFEIRRNMRTLVHLRHKRVYKAKNGGGGEGSQRFGKKGDDCIIPLPPGCVIKDPETGKTILDFGDAEEGRFVFLKGGNGGWGNCHFKTSTNQAPKTALPGQEGETREIIVELNIIADIGLVGFPNAGKSSLLDYFTNARPKIAPYPFTTKIPNLGVLRVDEERDVIIADIPGILEGASEGIGLGIRFLKHIARSAGLAFLIDLSDDNYLRAYDILCKELESYSKELAQKKRIIIATKLDLPDTKERFTELKNAIPDQEILGISLYNEWGLEEVKKAFIRLADEMQKTKPQKESLDPYGQNKNFMTAELDDVSYEEKNDDEHFGATVSLSRKRKPKK; the protein is encoded by the coding sequence ATGGTAAAATTTGCAGATGAATCTAAAATAAGAGTTTCCTCAGGAAAGGGCGGCAACGGATGCATTGCCTTTAGGCGGGAAAAGTATGTTCCCATGGGAGGCCCCTCAGGAGGGGACGGCGGCCGAGGCGGAGACCTTATCTTTGAAATACGTCGCAACATGAGAACTCTGGTTCATTTGAGACATAAAAGAGTGTACAAGGCAAAAAACGGCGGGGGAGGGGAAGGCTCTCAACGTTTCGGTAAAAAAGGCGATGACTGCATAATACCTCTTCCTCCCGGCTGTGTTATAAAAGACCCGGAAACGGGAAAAACTATTTTGGATTTTGGAGATGCTGAAGAAGGCCGCTTTGTTTTTCTCAAAGGTGGAAACGGCGGTTGGGGAAATTGTCATTTTAAGACCTCCACAAATCAGGCTCCTAAAACCGCCCTTCCCGGACAAGAAGGGGAGACAAGAGAAATAATCGTCGAGCTTAACATAATAGCCGATATAGGTTTGGTTGGTTTTCCCAACGCAGGAAAATCTTCACTTCTCGACTATTTTACAAATGCAAGGCCTAAAATCGCTCCATATCCCTTTACCACCAAAATTCCGAACCTCGGAGTTTTGCGTGTAGACGAAGAAAGAGATGTCATCATTGCCGACATACCGGGAATCCTTGAGGGGGCTTCCGAGGGTATAGGACTAGGCATCAGATTTTTAAAGCACATAGCCCGTTCTGCAGGTCTCGCCTTTTTAATAGACCTTTCAGACGATAACTATTTAAGGGCATACGATATTCTTTGTAAAGAATTGGAAAGCTATTCAAAAGAATTGGCTCAAAAGAAAAGAATTATAATTGCCACAAAATTGGATTTACCCGATACAAAAGAAAGATTTACTGAGCTTAAAAATGCAATCCCCGATCAGGAAATTTTAGGTATTTCGCTTTACAATGAATGGGGCTTGGAAGAGGTAAAAAAAGCCTTTATCCGCTTGGCCGATGAAATGCAAAAAACAAAACCTCAAAAAGAAAGTCTTGACCCATACGGCCAAAATAAAAATTTTATGACGGCAGAGCTCGATGATGTTTCTTACGAAGAAAAAAACGATGATGAACACTTTGGAGCAACGGTCAGCCTAAGCCGTAAAAGGAAACCTAAAAAATGA
- the rpmA gene encoding 50S ribosomal protein L27, whose protein sequence is MARKKGGSGAKNGRDSNPKYLGVKVYGGTEVSAGSILVRQRGTSIHPGNNVGCGKDYTLFAKADGVVTYHERKGRKLASIEAK, encoded by the coding sequence ATGGCACGTAAAAAGGGCGGCAGCGGTGCAAAAAACGGAAGAGATTCCAATCCTAAATATTTGGGTGTTAAAGTTTACGGCGGAACAGAAGTATCGGCCGGTTCAATTTTGGTTCGCCAGAGAGGTACTTCAATCCATCCGGGTAACAATGTAGGCTGCGGAAAAGACTATACATTATTTGCAAAAGCTGACGGTGTAGTTACCTACCATGAAAGAAAGGGTAGAAAACTCGCATCTATCGAAGCAAAATAA
- a CDS encoding ribosomal-processing cysteine protease Prp: protein MVKIRLLSNAENCFSAFESSGHAGGNYAGSDHADFGDNDGKPEKGGNIVCAAVTILLKTAVLSLSSAQKESSSLKAEIRADNPGYLSAKITAFSGDDKPRLQYLLEFLTIGLMAIEAEYPDCLDLQIE from the coding sequence GTGGTAAAAATTCGGCTTCTTTCAAATGCTGAAAACTGTTTTTCGGCCTTTGAGTCGTCAGGCCATGCAGGAGGCAACTACGCCGGCAGCGACCACGCTGATTTTGGCGATAATGACGGCAAGCCGGAAAAAGGCGGCAATATAGTTTGTGCCGCCGTTACCATTTTGCTTAAAACGGCCGTTTTAAGCTTAAGCTCGGCTCAAAAAGAGAGTTCAAGCTTAAAGGCCGAAATACGGGCTGATAATCCGGGCTATCTTTCGGCAAAGATAACAGCTTTTTCAGGAGATGATAAGCCCAGATTGCAGTATTTACTGGAATTTTTAACAATAGGTTTAATGGCTATTGAAGCCGAATATCCCGATTGTTTGGATTTACAGATAGAGTAA
- the rplU gene encoding 50S ribosomal protein L21, which yields MYALIEYKGKQYKAEKGAKLVVDKLSAESGSKIDIDTVLLISDGDKVTVGTPYVSGAKVSATVGDSFRERKIIVYKHKAKKNYHRTQGHRQAHTCITVDNIVG from the coding sequence ATGTACGCACTTATTGAGTATAAAGGCAAACAGTATAAGGCTGAAAAAGGAGCAAAGCTCGTAGTTGATAAGCTTTCTGCAGAAAGCGGAAGCAAAATCGACATCGACACCGTTCTTTTGATCAGCGATGGAGATAAGGTTACTGTAGGAACTCCCTACGTAAGCGGAGCTAAGGTTTCTGCAACCGTAGGCGATTCTTTCCGAGAAAGAAAGATTATTGTTTACAAGCATAAGGCTAAAAAGAACTACCACAGAACCCAAGGACATAGACAGGCTCATACCTGTATTACTGTTGACAATATTGTCGGATAA
- a CDS encoding IS30-like element ISTde2 family transposase, translating into MNQKNDTIKSKKWKHLSEKERYAIEALFKSDYNARQIAQSLNRDRRTIQREIKRGMVIKVTENPYVSRNPKVPDYLEKTVYSARKGQQRADKMKLLKGRGLKIGKDKKLLHYLETCIADNKFSPDAAIGQIKELGLQFPVMICTKTVYNMIDRGDFSRLTNKDLPVKRNKTKRKYKKISKIAKNNIKGRSIEQRSEQINKRQEKGHWEMDLVIGKGRCCLQVMTERVTRKELIFKIPDKKQESIKKNIDMLEMKYKDEFKEIFKSITMDNGTEFLDQEGLETSCLKEGEKRTTCYYAHPYSSWERGSNENANKLIRRFIPKGADISKYSDIQIKQVENWINNYPRRMFGYKTANQMYT; encoded by the coding sequence ATGAACCAGAAGAATGATACCATAAAAAGTAAAAAATGGAAACACCTTAGCGAAAAAGAAAGATATGCGATAGAAGCATTATTCAAAAGCGACTATAATGCAAGGCAAATTGCACAGTCTTTAAATAGGGATAGAAGAACGATACAGAGGGAGATAAAAAGGGGAATGGTAATAAAAGTAACAGAAAATCCATATGTAAGCCGTAATCCAAAAGTTCCTGACTATCTTGAAAAGACAGTTTACTCGGCACGAAAAGGACAACAAAGAGCCGATAAAATGAAATTACTAAAAGGCCGTGGTTTAAAAATAGGTAAGGATAAAAAACTTTTACATTATTTGGAAACATGTATAGCGGATAATAAATTTTCTCCTGATGCCGCTATAGGACAAATAAAAGAACTAGGCTTACAGTTTCCGGTTATGATATGCACCAAAACTGTATACAATATGATAGACAGAGGGGATTTTTCTAGGCTTACAAACAAAGATTTACCTGTAAAACGCAATAAAACTAAACGAAAATATAAAAAAATAAGCAAAATTGCTAAAAACAACATAAAAGGACGCAGTATTGAACAAAGAAGTGAACAGATAAATAAAAGACAGGAAAAAGGACATTGGGAAATGGATTTGGTGATAGGTAAAGGAAGATGCTGCTTACAAGTTATGACTGAAAGAGTTACTAGAAAAGAATTAATATTTAAAATCCCCGATAAAAAACAGGAAAGTATTAAAAAAAATATAGATATGCTTGAGATGAAATATAAAGATGAGTTTAAAGAAATATTTAAAAGCATAACCATGGATAACGGGACTGAATTTTTAGACCAAGAAGGCCTTGAAACCTCTTGTTTAAAAGAAGGAGAAAAAAGGACAACTTGTTATTATGCACATCCTTATAGTTCTTGGGAAAGAGGAAGCAATGAGAATGCTAATAAATTAATTAGACGCTTTATACCAAAAGGAGCAGATATAAGTAAATATAGTGACATACAAATAAAACAAGTAGAGAATTGGATAAATAATTATCCTAGACGGATGTTTGGCTATAAAACGGCCAATCAAATGTATACATGA